In Paenibacillus phoenicis, one genomic interval encodes:
- a CDS encoding AbrB/MazE/SpoVT family DNA-binding domain-containing protein, producing the protein MKPAGVVRKVDQLGRIVLPKSLRKRYQMNEGDPVEILVQGDHIILERYRPKCVFCGSMESVSDFKERSICNQCLVEMSQLS; encoded by the coding sequence ATGAAACCTGCTGGTGTGGTCCGTAAAGTGGATCAACTCGGGAGAATCGTGTTGCCTAAGTCACTTCGCAAGAGATATCAAATGAACGAGGGAGATCCCGTCGAGATTTTGGTTCAAGGGGATCACATCATTTTGGAGCGTTACCGGCCGAAATGTGTATTCTGCGGATCGATGGAAAGCGTAAGCGACTTCAAAGAGCGGTCCATTTGCAATCAATGCCTGGTCGAAATGAGCCAACTGTCCTAG
- a CDS encoding IS110 family RNA-guided transposase — MQSTTKFVGLDVSKEKISVAIADVSGEAPRYYGTIPHTPAALRKLIKELGAAETLSFCYEAGPTGYETYRWITSMGAHCVVIAPSLIPKRPGDQVKTDRRDAEQLARLYRAGELTPVYVPEREDEALRELVRAREAAKEDAHRARQRILKFLLRHQIEPPATIKRRWTKKYRVWLGQLTFPYESMHVAFSEMLHTLDEIEQRMGRLEKALVQQAATGSKASLIQALQSLRGIGLLTAITLAAEIGTFARFRSPAQLMAYLGLVPREYSTGLSTRRGSMTKAGNGRLRRTLVESAWSYRHRPAVKGDLAKRLDGMPADVQLLSWKAQERLHYKYRHLVFGKNKHKNVAVGAVARELIGFIWAVARTVEQPAAS; from the coding sequence ATGCAGTCTACCACAAAATTCGTCGGTTTAGATGTATCCAAAGAAAAAATTTCGGTTGCGATTGCAGATGTGAGCGGGGAAGCTCCACGCTATTACGGAACCATTCCCCACACACCGGCAGCGTTACGCAAGCTTATCAAAGAGCTGGGAGCGGCCGAAACGCTATCGTTTTGCTACGAGGCAGGACCCACAGGTTACGAAACCTATCGCTGGATCACCTCCATGGGGGCCCACTGTGTCGTCATTGCTCCATCGCTCATTCCCAAACGCCCCGGCGACCAAGTGAAAACAGATCGACGGGATGCCGAGCAACTCGCGCGTTTGTATCGTGCAGGAGAGCTCACTCCCGTTTACGTCCCCGAACGGGAAGATGAGGCTCTACGGGAATTGGTTCGCGCCCGTGAAGCTGCCAAGGAAGATGCCCACCGGGCTCGTCAGCGGATCTTGAAATTCCTGCTTCGTCACCAGATTGAACCACCCGCCACCATAAAGCGTCGCTGGACCAAGAAGTATCGCGTCTGGTTAGGGCAGCTTACGTTCCCGTATGAGTCCATGCACGTGGCATTCAGCGAAATGCTTCATACTTTGGATGAGATCGAGCAACGCATGGGGCGCCTAGAAAAAGCACTGGTCCAGCAAGCTGCGACCGGTTCTAAGGCTTCTCTGATCCAAGCTCTTCAGTCCCTACGGGGGATTGGATTGCTTACAGCCATTACCCTTGCGGCTGAAATCGGAACCTTTGCGCGTTTTCGCTCCCCTGCGCAACTGATGGCGTACTTGGGACTGGTCCCTCGTGAGTATTCCACGGGCCTAAGTACTCGACGCGGCAGCATGACCAAAGCCGGAAATGGCCGCTTACGACGGACTTTGGTGGAGTCCGCTTGGAGTTACCGTCACCGTCCTGCCGTAAAAGGGGATCTCGCTAAGCGATTAGATGGTATGCCCGCCGACGTACAGCTGTTATCCTGGAAGGCGCAAGAAAGATTGCATTACAAATACCGTCATCTTGTGTTTGGAAAGAACAAGCACAAGAATGTGGCCGTCGGTGCGGTGGCCCGGGAATTGATTGGGTTCATATGGGCGGTTGCTCGAACCGTGGAGCAGCCAGCAGCCTCCTAA
- a CDS encoding phosphodiester glycosidase family protein yields the protein MITPVKQINRFFLLATGPLIGLLIALFISGAAIDWNRSPHPITPEADVFQTTASISEGLTKAEKDAKTTISSIRKTAELYQKTTQTMSDIVKNARTASAKPESIYDRRITSKLGVPFETIQSDRIRIELYKVNPGTYRGYAMKIRLKSPDAMKMTLGKDRLGGAETTMQAVQRYGAVAGINAGGFADSRGQRYPLSTTILNGQYVNGFEPSYKDLFFVGLNQSGQLIGGKFQNKESLDKLKPKFGASFVPILLQNGVKLPIPDKWKTSPLRAPRTVIGNYKDDQLLVLVVDGDNEKGRSGATLEELQNKLANLGVQDAYNLDGGGSSSLVVNGRVINHPSDGTLRPVPTHFLFFK from the coding sequence ATGATCACGCCAGTTAAACAAATCAACCGTTTTTTCCTGCTGGCTACTGGACCCTTGATTGGATTGCTGATCGCTCTCTTCATCAGCGGGGCCGCGATTGATTGGAACCGGTCACCGCACCCCATCACGCCCGAAGCGGACGTCTTCCAAACCACCGCCTCCATCTCGGAAGGCTTAACCAAAGCGGAGAAAGACGCCAAGACGACCATTTCCTCCATCCGAAAGACGGCCGAGCTCTACCAGAAGACCACCCAAACCATGAGCGACATCGTCAAAAATGCCAGAACCGCTTCCGCCAAACCCGAATCCATCTACGATCGGCGGATCACATCCAAGTTAGGCGTACCTTTTGAGACGATTCAAAGCGACCGGATTCGCATCGAGCTCTACAAAGTGAACCCCGGCACGTACCGCGGGTATGCGATGAAGATTCGACTCAAGTCGCCGGATGCCATGAAAATGACGCTGGGCAAAGATCGGCTGGGCGGAGCGGAAACGACTATGCAAGCGGTGCAACGCTACGGCGCGGTTGCCGGCATTAACGCCGGAGGATTTGCCGATTCTCGCGGGCAACGTTACCCCTTGAGCACCACGATCCTCAATGGGCAATATGTGAACGGCTTTGAGCCTTCCTATAAGGATTTATTTTTCGTTGGACTTAATCAATCGGGGCAACTGATCGGCGGCAAATTTCAAAACAAAGAGAGCCTGGACAAGCTGAAACCGAAGTTCGGCGCATCTTTTGTCCCGATTCTGCTGCAAAATGGAGTCAAGCTCCCGATCCCGGACAAATGGAAGACATCCCCGCTGCGAGCGCCGCGTACGGTGATCGGAAATTACAAGGATGATCAGCTGCTGGTGCTGGTCGTCGACGGCGATAACGAAAAGGGCCGTTCCGGCGCAACGCTGGAAGAACTGCAAAACAAGCTGGCAAACCTGGGCGTACAGGACGCCTACAACCTGGACGGCGGAGGCTCCTCCTCCCTGGTTGTCAATGGCCGGGTGATCAACCACCCGTCCGACGGTACACTTCGTCCTGTGCCAACGCATTTCTTGTTTTTTAAATGA
- a CDS encoding aminotransferase class I/II-fold pyridoxal phosphate-dependent enzyme codes for MDTGLEMLKRRLPPVFAREIEDGVRGGRLISLAGLQGNGGGVRLEWESAADGQGQGGSKAGRRGAGALLEWLAEAYEEAEGIRTDPQQWLLAESADGALDLLLRVLVPGGGTVLVETPAAPEALELMRRRGIRAVPVACDRDGMLPDDLRRKCEPTGGRPAFVYVTPHYANPSGRVWSRQRKLALLEISERLGLPIVEDDTACLVPLAEGAFASGRADGMKRMGGSAAEASPKPEGGERGSQKQEYIQVVETTKREDKAGSKVESILEDNASKRQQKKEAVIGAASERRSTEDREAKQERSSQADDVGNWNEAGNKDEMVNRSEKDNKSRGKRGEPDVDPRTEPSGVKAEGDDGKSEAVSLFEGEEAQEKNRAEYLADGAGAGADTTTSLYVLRQQAGLWGAEILSLGSLERTLTPQLPLAWLRGEAKTMERLRHVPSPGSSSAAGAAVAERARRLHAWLAQPPGRGRAAAAEAAAAYAARRALALELLQAPAWRGACVEDPGGGLFLWLRLPAGVSSEALLRASLLEGTAFLPGTLCYAKEPDDRFIRLTVAAHEPARLREGLARLTAALAEFTARSAD; via the coding sequence GTGGACACGGGCTTGGAAATGCTAAAACGCCGGCTGCCGCCGGTCTTCGCCCGGGAAATCGAAGACGGGGTGCGGGGAGGCCGCCTCATTTCACTGGCTGGGCTGCAAGGGAACGGGGGCGGCGTGCGGCTGGAATGGGAATCCGCTGCGGACGGCCAAGGACAAGGCGGATCGAAGGCAGGGCGCCGCGGTGCTGGCGCCTTGCTGGAATGGCTGGCTGAGGCCTATGAAGAGGCCGAAGGCATCCGCACGGACCCGCAGCAATGGTTGCTGGCCGAAAGCGCCGACGGGGCGCTTGATCTGTTGCTGCGGGTGCTGGTGCCGGGCGGCGGCACGGTGCTCGTCGAGACGCCGGCCGCGCCGGAGGCGCTGGAGCTGATGCGCCGCCGCGGAATCCGGGCGGTCCCGGTGGCCTGTGACCGGGACGGCATGCTGCCGGACGATCTGCGGCGGAAATGCGAGCCGACCGGGGGGAGGCCAGCTTTCGTGTACGTGACGCCGCATTATGCCAACCCGTCCGGCCGGGTGTGGAGCCGGCAGCGCAAGCTGGCGCTGCTGGAGATCAGCGAGCGGTTGGGGTTGCCGATCGTCGAGGATGATACGGCGTGTTTGGTGCCGCTCGCGGAGGGGGCTTTTGCCTCAGGAAGGGCAGACGGGATGAAGCGGATGGGGGGTTCTGCTGCAGAGGCAAGTCCGAAACCCGAAGGCGGCGAGCGGGGAAGCCAGAAGCAGGAGTATATCCAAGTAGTGGAGACGACCAAACGCGAGGATAAGGCTGGGTCTAAGGTGGAATCCATCCTAGAGGATAATGCATCAAAGCGTCAGCAAAAGAAGGAAGCAGTGATCGGTGCGGCGAGTGAGAGAAGAAGCACAGAGGACAGAGAGGCCAAGCAGGAGCGCAGCAGCCAGGCGGACGATGTGGGCAATTGGAATGAAGCCGGGAACAAGGATGAGATGGTGAATAGGAGTGAGAAGGACAACAAGAGCAGAGGCAAACGTGGGGAACCGGACGTGGACCCGAGGACTGAACCGAGTGGAGTGAAAGCAGAAGGAGATGATGGCAAGAGCGAGGCAGTCAGCCTGTTCGAGGGTGAAGAAGCCCAGGAAAAGAACCGGGCTGAGTACTTGGCCGACGGTGCTGGGGCCGGCGCGGACACCACCACATCGCTATATGTGCTGCGCCAGCAAGCGGGACTGTGGGGAGCCGAGATTCTCAGCCTCGGCTCCCTGGAGCGGACGCTGACGCCGCAGCTGCCGCTGGCCTGGCTGCGCGGCGAAGCGAAAACGATGGAACGGCTGCGCCATGTTCCATCGCCTGGCAGCTCCAGCGCCGCGGGTGCGGCCGTGGCCGAGCGAGCCCGGCGGCTTCACGCCTGGCTCGCCCAGCCGCCGGGGCGCGGGCGCGCCGCCGCCGCCGAAGCTGCGGCGGCGTATGCCGCGCGGCGCGCGCTCGCGCTGGAGCTGCTGCAGGCGCCCGCTTGGCGCGGCGCCTGCGTGGAAGACCCCGGCGGCGGGCTGTTCCTCTGGTTGCGCCTGCCCGCCGGGGTCTCCAGCGAAGCGCTGCTGCGCGCTTCGCTGCTGGAGGGCACAGCGTTCCTGCCGGGGACGCTGTGCTATGCCAAAGAGCCGGATGATCGCTTCATCCGGCTCACTGTCGCCGCGCATGAACCTGCGCGGCTGCGCGAAGGGCTGGCGCGTCTCACCGCCGCCCTCGCCGAATTCACGGCGCGCTCTGCGGACTAA
- a CDS encoding DUF2161 family putative PD-(D/E)XK-type phosphodiesterase: protein MAVQHETELYAPLKAFFEERGYVIKGEVRHCDLVGVRPDRNEPLIVEIKKTFNLPLLLQGLERQRLSPEVYLAVERNRAKKGAHNQRWSEITMLCRRLGLGLITVTRYKTKPAFVEVLCEPGDGALYMPGPKVVKRRVDKLLHEFHERSGDYNVGGSTGTKLVTAYRERALRVALAIEEGGGEMSPKDARDRSGVGSAAAILQRDYYGWFRRVVRGRYALTPAGAEGLRQYAHVVDGWRRTAATAEKKQE from the coding sequence ATGGCGGTACAGCATGAGACGGAATTGTACGCTCCGTTGAAGGCTTTTTTTGAGGAGCGAGGGTATGTCATTAAAGGGGAAGTGCGGCATTGCGACTTGGTTGGCGTTCGGCCTGACCGCAACGAGCCGCTGATTGTGGAAATCAAAAAGACGTTTAATCTTCCTCTGCTGCTGCAGGGGTTGGAGCGCCAGCGCCTGAGCCCCGAGGTGTATCTGGCCGTGGAGCGGAACCGCGCCAAAAAAGGGGCGCACAACCAGCGGTGGAGCGAAATTACGATGCTTTGCCGCCGGCTGGGACTGGGGTTGATCACGGTAACCCGGTATAAAACGAAACCCGCCTTCGTGGAAGTCCTATGCGAGCCGGGGGACGGAGCCTTATACATGCCGGGGCCGAAGGTGGTTAAACGCCGAGTGGATAAGCTGCTGCACGAGTTCCACGAACGCAGCGGCGACTACAACGTCGGCGGCAGCACCGGCACCAAGCTGGTGACGGCCTACCGCGAACGGGCGCTGCGCGTGGCGCTCGCCATCGAGGAGGGCGGCGGCGAGATGTCGCCCAAGGACGCGCGCGACCGCAGCGGCGTTGGCAGCGCCGCCGCGATCCTACAGCGCGACTACTACGGCTGGTTCCGCCGCGTCGTCCGCGGGCGCTACGCGCTGACGCCGGCCGGCGCGGAAGGGCTGCGCCAGTACGCCCACGTCGTGGACGGGTGGCGGCGGACGGCGGCGACCGCAGAAAAGAAACAGGAGTAG
- a CDS encoding PrkA family serine protein kinase produces MDIFERIAAYRAESDSLSWSGTFKDYVELLAKDPSPAMTAHARVYEMIKSYGIEEEDGRKRYKFFEQEIFGLDRAIEKLVEEYFHSAARRLDVRKRILLLMGPVSGGKSTIVTLLKRGLEKFSRTDKGAVYAIAGCPMHEDPLHLVPHELRPEVEKTLNVRIEGNLCPVCQMRLRTEYGGDIENVRVERVLLSEEERVGIGTFSPSDPKSQDIADLTGSIDFSTITEYGSESDPRAYRFDGELNKANRGLMEFQEMLKCDEKFLWNLLSLTQEGNFKAGRFALISADELIIAHTNEAEYKAFIANKKNEALQSRMIVMPIPYNLKVSQEEKIYAKLIGQSDMNHVHIAPHALRSAAIFSILTRLKETKKQGVDLVKKMRLYDGEEVEGYKDADLKELQNEYLEEGMSGVDPRYVINRISSALIKQDLHCMGALDILRAIKDGLDQHASITKEERERYLNFISIARKEYDEIAKKEVQKAFVYSFEESARTLFENYLDNIEAFCNWTKIRDPLTDEELDPDERLMRSIEEQIGISENAKKAFREEILIRISAYSRKGKKFEYNHHDRLREAIQKKLFADLKDIVKITTSTKTPDENQLKRINEVSKRLIDEHGYCPVCANELLRYVGSLLNR; encoded by the coding sequence ATGGACATTTTTGAGCGAATAGCGGCTTATCGGGCGGAAAGCGACTCCTTGTCGTGGAGCGGCACATTTAAAGATTATGTTGAACTGTTGGCCAAAGACCCTTCGCCGGCGATGACCGCCCATGCCCGGGTCTATGAAATGATTAAATCCTATGGCATCGAAGAGGAAGACGGCCGGAAAAGGTATAAATTTTTTGAGCAGGAAATCTTCGGGCTCGATCGGGCCATCGAAAAGCTGGTCGAGGAGTATTTTCACTCCGCCGCCCGCCGGCTCGACGTACGCAAGCGGATTTTGCTGCTGATGGGGCCGGTCAGCGGGGGCAAGTCCACCATTGTGACGCTGTTGAAGCGTGGGCTAGAGAAGTTTTCCCGGACCGATAAAGGGGCGGTGTACGCCATCGCCGGGTGCCCGATGCATGAGGACCCGCTTCACCTCGTTCCGCATGAGCTCCGGCCGGAGGTGGAGAAAACGCTGAACGTCCGAATTGAGGGCAATTTATGCCCCGTTTGCCAGATGAGGCTGAGGACGGAATACGGCGGCGACATCGAGAATGTCAGGGTCGAGCGGGTACTCTTGTCCGAAGAGGAACGGGTTGGCATCGGCACGTTTAGCCCGTCGGATCCGAAATCCCAGGATATCGCCGATTTGACCGGCAGCATCGATTTTTCCACAATCACCGAATATGGTTCAGAATCCGATCCGCGGGCCTACCGCTTTGACGGCGAGTTGAACAAGGCCAACCGCGGCCTGATGGAGTTCCAGGAAATGCTGAAATGCGATGAGAAGTTTCTATGGAATCTTTTGTCGTTGACCCAGGAAGGGAATTTCAAGGCGGGGCGGTTTGCGCTGATCTCGGCGGATGAGCTGATTATCGCGCACACCAACGAAGCGGAGTACAAAGCGTTTATTGCCAACAAGAAAAATGAAGCACTGCAGTCGCGGATGATCGTCATGCCGATCCCCTATAATCTCAAGGTGTCACAGGAGGAGAAAATTTACGCCAAGCTGATCGGCCAAAGCGATATGAATCACGTTCATATTGCTCCGCATGCCCTGCGGTCCGCAGCGATTTTCTCCATCTTGACCCGGTTAAAGGAGACGAAGAAGCAAGGCGTCGATCTGGTGAAAAAAATGCGCCTCTACGACGGCGAAGAAGTCGAGGGCTACAAGGACGCCGATTTGAAGGAGCTGCAAAACGAGTACCTGGAAGAAGGCATGTCCGGCGTGGATCCGCGTTATGTCATCAACCGGATTTCCAGCGCGCTGATTAAGCAGGACTTGCATTGCATGGGTGCACTTGATATTTTGCGGGCGATCAAAGATGGTCTTGACCAGCATGCTTCCATCACGAAGGAGGAACGCGAGCGTTACCTGAACTTCATCAGCATTGCCCGTAAGGAATACGACGAGATTGCCAAGAAAGAAGTGCAAAAAGCGTTCGTTTACTCGTTTGAGGAATCGGCGCGCACCTTGTTCGAGAACTATCTCGACAACATCGAGGCGTTCTGCAACTGGACGAAAATCCGCGACCCGCTTACCGACGAGGAGCTGGATCCCGATGAGCGGTTGATGCGTTCGATCGAAGAGCAAATTGGCATCTCGGAAAACGCGAAGAAGGCGTTCCGGGAGGAAATTTTGATCCGCATCTCTGCGTATTCGCGTAAAGGGAAGAAATTTGAATATAATCACCACGACCGGCTGCGGGAAGCGATCCAGAAGAAGCTGTTCGCCGACCTCAAGGACATCGTCAAAATCACAACCTCAACCAAAACGCCGGACGAAAACCAACTGAAACGCATCAACGAGGTCAGCAAGCGGCTGATCGACGAGCACGGCTACTGCCCGGTGTGCGCCAACGAGCTGCTGCGTTATGTCGGCAGTTTGTTGAACCGGTAA
- a CDS encoding SpoVR family protein, which produces MSSELEQLEYAIAEIMEIADSFGLDYYPMRYEICPADIIYTFGAYGMPTRFSHWSFGKMFNKMKMQYDFGLSKIYELVINSNPCYAFLLEGNSLIQNKLIVAHVLAHCDFFKNNVRFSATNRDMVESMAATAERIRRYELAYGAETVESFIDAVLAIQEHVDPQLIKPMRYDKRRQMEEKLRRAKEGRQGPVKTGTYDDLWTLDEHPGGRTEEAKEVTVHFPPEPEKDIVWFIQEYSEVLEDWQRDIMSMLREEMLYFWPQMETKIMNEGWASYWHQRIIRELDLTSDETVEFAKLNALVVQPSRQSLNPYYLGLKIFEDIERRWDNPTEEERRRFGREPGKGREKIFEVRELDSDISFLRSYLTKDLVRDLDLYIFEKQGPEWKITDKSWENVRDQLIASRVNGGSPYIVVQDGDYLRSGELLLKHQYEGIELDLKYLEHTLPYVYKLWGRPVHLETVVEEKRALFSYDGQKHTRKML; this is translated from the coding sequence TTGAGCAGCGAATTAGAACAGCTCGAATACGCCATCGCGGAAATTATGGAAATCGCCGACTCGTTTGGACTTGATTATTATCCGATGCGCTATGAAATTTGCCCCGCCGATATCATATATACGTTTGGCGCTTACGGAATGCCAACCCGGTTTTCGCATTGGAGCTTCGGCAAAATGTTTAACAAGATGAAGATGCAGTACGATTTCGGGTTAAGCAAAATCTACGAGCTCGTCATTAACTCGAACCCGTGTTACGCCTTTTTACTGGAAGGCAATTCGCTGATCCAGAACAAGCTGATCGTCGCTCACGTGCTCGCCCACTGCGATTTCTTTAAAAATAACGTGCGGTTCTCCGCCACCAACCGGGATATGGTGGAGAGCATGGCCGCCACCGCCGAGCGGATTAGACGTTACGAATTGGCCTACGGTGCGGAAACAGTAGAGAGCTTCATCGACGCTGTGCTGGCGATCCAAGAGCACGTCGATCCGCAGTTAATCAAGCCGATGCGCTATGACAAACGGCGGCAAATGGAAGAGAAGCTTCGGCGGGCGAAGGAGGGGCGGCAAGGGCCGGTGAAGACAGGGACTTACGACGATCTTTGGACGCTGGATGAACATCCGGGCGGACGCACCGAGGAAGCCAAAGAGGTCACCGTCCACTTCCCGCCCGAACCGGAGAAGGATATCGTTTGGTTTATCCAGGAATATTCGGAAGTGCTGGAAGATTGGCAACGGGATATTATGAGCATGCTGCGGGAGGAGATGCTGTATTTCTGGCCGCAGATGGAGACGAAAATCATGAACGAGGGGTGGGCTTCGTATTGGCATCAGCGCATCATCCGCGAGCTCGACCTGACCAGTGACGAAACGGTCGAATTCGCCAAGCTGAACGCCTTGGTCGTTCAGCCGTCGCGGCAAAGCCTGAACCCGTATTACCTCGGGCTCAAGATTTTCGAGGACATCGAGCGCCGCTGGGATAACCCGACCGAAGAGGAGCGCCGCCGCTTTGGCCGTGAGCCCGGAAAAGGCCGGGAGAAAATCTTCGAAGTGCGCGAGCTCGATTCGGACATTTCCTTCCTTCGCAGCTATTTGACCAAGGATCTCGTCCGCGATCTGGACTTGTACATTTTCGAGAAGCAAGGTCCAGAGTGGAAAATCACCGACAAATCGTGGGAAAATGTCCGCGACCAGCTGATCGCCTCCCGCGTCAACGGCGGCTCGCCGTACATCGTCGTCCAGGACGGCGACTACCTGCGCTCCGGTGAGCTGTTGCTGAAGCATCAATATGAAGGGATTGAGCTGGACCTCAAGTATCTGGAGCATACGCTACCCTACGTTTACAAGCTGTGGGGCCGCCCCGTGCACCTAGAGACGGTGGTGGAAGAAAAGCGGGCGCTCTTCTCCTATGACGGGCAGAAGCATACTCGGAAGATGCTTTGA
- the yhbH gene encoding sporulation protein YhbH: protein MPTPDRYHFVVSKEDWSLHRKGYQDQQRHQEKVREVIKQNLPDLITEENIIMSDGKQIIKVPLRNLEEYRFIHNYQKHKHVGQGDGSSEVGDVLGQDSPKDSGKGGKGGKAGDQPGYDYVEAEISIEELEDMLFAEMELPYIQDKDKTEMETESIRFNDIRKKGLMSNIDKKRTILENLRRNATAGTPGIHGISPDDLRYKTWEEVVVPHSNAVILAMMDTSGSMGAFEKYCARSFFFWMTRFLRRQYEKVEIVFLAHHTEAKEVSEEEFFTRGESGGTICSSVYQKALEIIDTRYPPSSYNIYPFHFSDGDNLTSDNERCVKLIGELMKRSNMFGYGEVNQYNRGSTLMSAYRTIKQEKFMYYVIKEKGEVYNALKRFFHKREGGAAS from the coding sequence ATGCCAACGCCTGATCGATATCACTTTGTCGTCTCCAAAGAGGACTGGTCGCTGCACCGGAAAGGGTATCAGGATCAACAACGTCATCAGGAGAAAGTGAGAGAGGTTATTAAGCAAAATCTGCCAGATCTCATCACCGAAGAAAATATCATCATGTCAGACGGCAAACAGATCATTAAGGTCCCCCTCCGCAATTTGGAAGAGTACCGCTTCATTCATAACTACCAGAAACATAAGCATGTCGGCCAAGGCGACGGGAGCAGCGAGGTGGGAGACGTGCTAGGCCAGGACAGTCCGAAGGACAGCGGAAAAGGCGGGAAAGGCGGCAAGGCCGGCGATCAGCCGGGCTACGATTACGTGGAAGCGGAGATTAGCATCGAAGAGCTGGAGGATATGTTGTTCGCAGAGATGGAACTGCCTTATATCCAGGATAAAGACAAGACAGAAATGGAAACCGAATCCATCCGTTTTAACGATATCCGCAAAAAAGGCCTCATGTCCAACATCGACAAGAAACGCACCATCTTGGAAAACCTGCGCCGTAACGCCACCGCCGGGACCCCCGGCATTCACGGCATTTCTCCAGACGATCTCCGCTACAAAACGTGGGAGGAGGTCGTTGTCCCCCACTCCAACGCGGTCATTCTGGCGATGATGGACACATCAGGTTCGATGGGGGCGTTCGAGAAATACTGCGCGCGCAGCTTCTTCTTCTGGATGACCCGGTTCCTGCGGCGGCAGTACGAGAAGGTCGAGATTGTGTTTCTTGCGCATCATACCGAGGCCAAGGAGGTCAGTGAGGAAGAATTTTTCACCCGCGGGGAAAGCGGCGGCACCATCTGCTCTTCGGTATATCAAAAAGCGCTGGAGATCATCGACACCCGTTACCCGCCGTCCAGCTACAACATATATCCGTTCCACTTCTCCGACGGCGACAACCTGACCTCCGATAATGAGCGCTGCGTCAAGCTGATTGGCGAGCTGATGAAGCGCAGCAACATGTTTGGCTACGGGGAAGTCAACCAGTACAATCGCGGCAGCACCTTGATGTCCGCCTACCGGACGATCAAGCAGGAGAAATTCATGTATTACGTCATTAAGGAAAAAGGCGAGGTTTATAACGCGTTAAAACGGTTCTTCCACAAGCGCGAAGGGGGTGCGGCCAGTTGA
- a CDS encoding DUF7309 domain-containing protein, protein MNQVWLELYEAADQFKKLKPWEWLSNVHLFGVRSPWDHRIGYCCVMGSGKEVFGMAVYLGTEGLQTVLDMLNGEFIGDPLFAQHCYMLSFGSRDELYPEEYERVKELGLSFRGKTAWPSFRLYEPGYVPWPITDRDDIVFLTEILRQAMEVSLSYREDPDALLEGNGERFLVRIPVTGEGAGTTEWISEWLKPDQADRPLEPAGRAVMVDELRMVKARRAVSADAGVWEVDSFFIPMPIEDEERPFYPTMNVIADQETGQILHYGLTKQAEASENLADGLLGLIETYRVMPMRLVARTSRVLDELASVIAGFGLVCSVEPQLPAIEEFQQSVGGKLL, encoded by the coding sequence ATGAATCAGGTTTGGCTGGAGCTATATGAAGCCGCGGATCAATTTAAGAAGCTGAAGCCATGGGAATGGCTTTCGAACGTTCATTTGTTTGGGGTTCGCAGTCCATGGGATCACCGTATCGGATATTGCTGCGTGATGGGGAGCGGCAAGGAAGTGTTTGGTATGGCCGTTTATTTGGGAACGGAGGGCCTGCAGACGGTGCTTGACATGTTAAATGGGGAATTCATAGGCGATCCGCTGTTTGCGCAGCATTGTTATATGCTGTCCTTTGGCAGCCGGGACGAGCTGTACCCGGAGGAATATGAACGGGTGAAGGAGTTAGGTTTATCCTTTCGCGGCAAAACTGCCTGGCCGTCCTTCCGTCTCTACGAGCCGGGTTACGTGCCTTGGCCGATAACGGACCGGGACGATATTGTCTTCTTGACGGAGATCCTCAGACAAGCGATGGAAGTGAGTCTTTCCTATCGGGAGGATCCCGATGCTCTATTGGAAGGCAATGGGGAACGTTTTCTCGTGCGGATTCCCGTTACCGGGGAGGGTGCGGGTACGACCGAATGGATCAGCGAATGGCTCAAGCCGGACCAGGCGGATCGGCCGCTGGAGCCAGCCGGACGAGCGGTCATGGTGGACGAGCTGCGCATGGTCAAAGCAAGGCGTGCAGTCAGCGCTGATGCGGGGGTCTGGGAGGTAGACAGCTTTTTTATCCCCATGCCCATTGAAGACGAGGAACGTCCGTTTTATCCGACGATGAACGTGATTGCGGATCAAGAGACCGGGCAGATCCTGCATTACGGGTTGACCAAACAGGCGGAAGCGTCCGAGAACCTTGCGGATGGTCTGCTGGGGTTGATCGAGACGTATAGAGTGATGCCGATGCGGCTTGTGGCCCGTACTTCCAGAGTGCTGGACGAGCTGGCATCGGTGATCGCAGGGTTTGGACTTGTCTGCAGTGTAGAACCGCAGCTGCCGGCGATTGAGGAGTTCCAGCAATCGGTAGGAGGCAAGCTATTATAA